Within Vicia villosa cultivar HV-30 ecotype Madison, WI linkage group LG1, Vvil1.0, whole genome shotgun sequence, the genomic segment taaccagccttgtggcaaaaacttttaatgaagtcagccttgtgacaaaaagttttgattaatcagccagcctcgtggcaaaagtttcaatgaagtcagccttgtgacaaaaactttgattaatcagccagtatggtggcaaaacggtttgattgattagccagccttgtggcaaaaatagtttgattgattgattgattgtttgtgatgatatagaagagatactcctatcatagagatgataaatgtctaatctcctagggtatttgatttggatattggggatgcttataagaagcccgtgggtccttgtacgaagcccaagaggaggctatccgagggtccttgcattgtaagcccaagaggaggctatgggagggacaatccagggtccttgcattgtaagcccaagaggaggctatgggagggtcactcgtttgtacaaagcccaaggggaggcatggtatagctggtctgagctcttagagcgatttcaccgggaaaccatactctatgtcctaacctaaactagtggagattctttgcacgaagcccaataggaggctatggggaacctaatgttgtactaagttgaacaagcacacatatcacacatatgaacaaacatgaacaagtatgaacaaacatgaacaggtatgaacaattatatatgacaaagtgtgtgtatataatggagtttatgaaggaaatatacctgtaagcatgatccatttgtatacacaggggctcgggacttacactcgggaagaggtccgcttgagtttattcaaagctatgtaaacaggtatttacaaaagggcttgggacttatacctacatggaggcccatggtttttttgggaagatttaaagaaaaccttcatttttggtttgttattcaaagttaaaaaacaaactgatcgaggtatgtacaaaaatgtgtgtgtacaatgaaatacctaatttcatgtacaggaatgggtatgtacaaaaggggcttgggacttatacctacgtggaggcccgtgttttatttacaaaacatggttgattgctttATTAACagaacgcgaggtttcgcttttgaaaaactgtttgaagattgttttgaaaagtattgttttgaaagagttttctgtacaaagaaaaactgtaaaaggaaaaaaaaagagtgggtcttatactctctaatattcgagaggccccacttcgttttgaaaatcaattgatcaattaaaaaggtttaatcaatagtttcaaaaagaaatggtttatcgtttttgaaaagaatcgcgatcgctcgttttaaaacgatttgaatttgaaagaaatcaacttaattaagtttaaatcaaattttaatgcttaattaagacctaagtgattagggtttgataaaaaatatttacaagtgattatgtttgaaaaatcaaatgaaaaaaaacaaattttaaagtattaaaaatacttaaaatacgtcattttaaacttaattaaaagtatattaaataaatcctttttttgttattttttttgatattgtcaaaatatgtatattaaataagaagtgtttaaaaaatgaagaaaaaataagttagtttgattggttaaataattaaatgaagttgtgtgaaaaatgaaagaaaaatagttgtaaaaaaaaggttttggtccctaagggtgttgaacccacgacctggaggttgtttctcaaaacaaaagccaactgagccacgcttgtggcttgttacatacacgcgtccatttaattatattaagaAACGAAAATTTGAACTTTCTGAACAAAAAGCGCGCCAAGAAcaaccatccccatttgattttgaaaatctttgaaactggattgttttgatcaagtgaagggtctaattcactcggtttttcacaaggatcacgatggtggtctttaatttcatttatttttactctaagggggtcaattttgtgatgaacacgaagaaccctaaaactgaaattcaaagtgaaatcgtgtatgatcatgatatgatgcaattgattgcgggttaatgatcctcataggtgcagaaacaagatggtatgctcatatttcatttatgatgcgtgattcatagagtttgaagttcaagtgttcttaccttaaaaacggcaaaagtgaggatcgaattctgcaaatgagggcttccagatgttgtttcttgatctgaacaccttcagtggaccttatggaacatgtttggatgcttggaaccatctgaattcatctgtgctaagctgtggtacccgacctgcataaccttggagtgtgaatcgaatttgaagattatgaggttacatatcatatgtgagtgcttggatagttcatatgtgatgtatggatgatgttagaagtggtagtttggacagaattgagcctgaacaaaaattggcatgataagtctcatgttatgcatatttggaggtgagatgatgattttgagttttcaggtgttttggggtgtatgagtgattcagacacaccatatatgacatttagaagttgtgggaagcatcactttgttcagaacttgcaaggtttggaggttgagttttctacctcactttgaaacacatgacttgtaattcaagaaagaagagagaaaacctataattgtgaggttttggtgtgaattgaagagtgatttgcatctctatttataggccaaggattctgaatgaagagctcttgcaagttgatcaagaatgatgacttggcttaagagataaaatggcatcttttgcatttaatgcatatggttaaaagtaactaaaccatggttaatttccaagcttcctatcctcttccattctgatcttcaaatcagaaaatatcattcaatcattgcttctatgcatcattgcttggatcattggccatatagtatagaaacttagtgaaaatggcttgaaatttcatgcttaatgacctctaatgtcaaaattcaaaaccaaagctatgctccatatttttttatgctcttggacattttggaaagctcatgttacacacttcaaaaccctagttgaaagtttcttcaagatctttaaggaaatgggtgaaaaagatccatgaactttgaagaaaatgaagttttaagtgaaattttcaaaaagtaccaactttgaagcaccatatctcttaaatggttgatcttatggaaaaattttatatgtgtcaaagttgtttattggatcaaaatctacaactttcatgttggaagtttttttcagtttgtaggtgaaattttgagaaattcccttccaaagcttggaaaaaaccattgaaaaacacttagaaaattttctaagtgtgaaaagtcaaactttgactttttgattcttgattgattttcttgatttttcttgatcaaatgacttctcatatcatattttgatgattcaaaacttcaaaagtcatggttgaccaaaattctccaaaagtcaatggtgatcttgtacagttgactttttcagacgaatcgcgtttctggagatttcaaatgaaacaggctatcctcatcaaattaatggtatgaatggatcatattgaggcattagaggatattgtgccatggtttgagttgtgacaccatgtcctgattaaaaaggcagtggttcagtgaattaggtcaaaaaaccctaattgtcgaccagatgaaattgatgactgtaggtcttgaattgagatgtaatttccattgtatattgtcataggaattatttgaagatgattgaaacctttgattgacttcctggggatttttagggtttcccaaatgtgatccctgatttcagtccctgatagttcaaaaccctaattctgaggatttgtctgatcaatctttgtatagaagatgttctgagccaatggattaggtcaaaatgatgcacttggggtcttgaggtcatgtcccaagtctttaggtcaaattctgagcaaaagtcaggagtatgctatcttcagtcaaaaccctaattcagtcgattcaaagctgttgagtttgttgaaatgaatctctgaggaccaaatgttgattgttgatgaagatgattcatttgaaatgaagggagaacaaaaccctaattgattgttacttgtactgatgagtgatttcctgattaaatcctgctgagtcacaagtaacaaacacaagctatgcaatttgttagagatgcaaatgatgcatatgcaaatgatatgaggtggtatcttaggtcaaaaattggggtatgacagggtccAGTTTATCACTGATGTAAGTAACTCTCTTCATGGGTCCATCTCTGAGGTCAATCTCTTCTAATGGGTCCTGAGCTAACATCTTTGCGCTTGATGATCCTGGATCTTTCtcaaatcccaaaggttcttcgtcatAGATAGCGTATAGCCTTTGGTTTGATGTATCTTCGTGTACCTGTTCTTCAGGAGGTTCTTGTATTAAGTTTGCCCCCTGTCCTGCATCATTCAGCATAATACTTTTGGCCTTGACAACCATGTCAGTCATTTCGGCTTCGAGAGTCGCTATTCTTTTGTTCTCAGCcatataggccgaaatcttttcaaaGAATGAAGACTGAGACATGATCACCATCTTCGCTCTAGCCTGAGGGCCGTATTtctgttgattcttcttcttcgaGGTCTCCCATGATCTCACGATCCCATTGAAAACCATTTGCGTGGAGAGTCAAAAAGTATAAAGCATTCTTGTTTGGGGAGTAAGCATCTTCAGCTGGGCTACATGGGCTTATATTTCTCAGATTCCTGTCGAAGTTTTCCTTATCCACTTGGTTCACTTCGCTCATGAAGTAACTTTGGTCAGCTTCTATGTTTTCCACTATGCCATCTGTTCTCTAGATAGATACCCTCTGATGCATGGTCGAAGGTACTGTCCCGATAccgtggatccattcccttccaaGGAGCAAGTTATAGTTGGCTTTCGCTGGTACCACCATGAATATGGTAGGCCTTGTGATTGATCCCACAGTTAAATCCACTTGAATCACTCCCAGAATGTGTCCTATTTTCCCTTCGTAGTTCGATAAAACCATATTATGGGGTTTCACGTCTGTATCGAACATTCCTAACTTTTTTAGTATGAATTGAGGCATGAGATTCACTGCAGCTCCTCCGCCCACCATAACTTTATTTACTTCTACTTGTTCGATTTTGACCCTTGTATAAAGGGGTTTGAGGTGGTTCTGCATCCCTTGATATGGTCACTCGAACTGGGCATTTTGCTCCTCGATGGCGCCATTACTAAGGACGTAATAACATACGGGTTTATGCTTCGCCATCTCTGCTGCATCAGCTTCATCGTCATCATCAATCTCGGTTTCCTGGTTGTACTCGTGTGATAATATAGAGACCACATTGCAAAAATTCATGTGTAAAGACGAGACTCCAACAGAGTCGAAGTCATCAGTAGGTATATCGTCCTCTCTCATTTGTTCCTCTTCGgctttaatataatatattttgccCCCAACAGGGAATAACTTTCTCCGTACGGGAGATTTTGTTGAGTAAGTTTCGTTTGGGCAAATTTTAGTATTGTTGGACTCTCCGATTTCATTCGAAGCTGTTTCTTTTTCTACTTTCTTTagcctctggtgccttctccactagGATCTTGACATATGGTTTTTACCCTTGTAGTTCTCTAGTCTACCGGCTTCCCTTTCTGAAGcttgaaatttctttctgtaaGCCCAGGATGTTCTTCCTCCATTGTCGAAGTTCCTCCACTTGCCTTTCTTTGGCCCCATTTGAGCCCATTTGTGCTCTGAGACCTCTCACGGTACTTTGAAGGTAACTCTTCTTGCTTTTGGATGAGGGCTATCCTGTCTTCTTGGGATTCCCCTTTTGTCGAAAATGTAGAGATATGGATTGCCCCTGCGGGCATCCCAAGTTTGATTGGAGGGGATTCTCTTAAAGGATTTAGACAGCTTTCGATGGTAAAccgccccacatctgggacacattaAACATTCAGTTACACCTTTGTGGCAGCGAACCAGAAAACCTAATAGGCTTTCTCCAGGTTTGGGATACACTCCCAGCAATTCACCTTCCTTTCTCCAGTTTCTGTCAGTTTTAGCACGTTGCCACCTTTCATAGTCTTCAGCCACCCTTGGATTCACCTGTATACTGCACCTTGGGCATAACAGAATTTCAGAACTTTGTTTGTGACATCTCTAGAGGTATTCCTTCAGAGTTTCGTCAAGTTTGGAGTGATGAGACTGCACCCCTTCTTTCTTCAAACAACTTTCAACTTCTTCCATTTCTGGGGTTGAATGGTCCAAATTGACCATGTTGACGTCTAGGTTGACGCCATGTGCAATTGACATTTCTTCGAACTTCTTCATTAGGCCTTTAGTAGCCATAGTTGCCTCTCCCACAAAACCTTCAATAGTCTTTGGTTTGACTGCAGTCTCAGATGTGACATCCTCCTTTAGGTCATCAGTAACCTTTTTTCCAACTTGGACATTTTCCTCACCTCCTGGGGTTCATCTTGCTCCAACTTCGACGGTGTCAACCATGTTGATCTCGACAGGCTCAATGTAGTTTGTGTCAGCAATATCAAGGGGATTAGCATCTATCTTCATTTGATTTCTTCCTTTGTCTGCAAACTTCATACGTCCTTCCTTGATCGCATTCTGAataagatccctgaaaagaaaacactgCGAGGTTTTGTGGCCTAAAAAATTATGGTATCTACAGtagcctctcttcttccgttgctctaacggaggaattttaatgTTATGAGGCAAAACCATTTGGCCATCTCTCacaagcaaatcaaatattttatcacATTTAGTTATGTCGAATGTGTATGTTTTCTTAGGAAACTTATCATTCTTTTCAATTTCAACGAGATTTTTTCCGTTCGATGGTGTGATCATCTTGCATGTATAGGGGCCTGCTTCCTTTAATTCGGCTAGATCTACTTCGCAGTCTTCGAAACCATATTGGTCGTCGGAGATCTCTGGTTCTCCTTCGTCTACTTCGACGTAGGTGACCCTCTCCTTATTatagcttttatttgccctagcctTCTCAGCTTTTAATCTTTTGACCTGGCAAACCCTAtcagccaattgggccatatctcgcAGATATTGAGTGTCCAATTTCTTCCTGATAGAGTAATCTAAACCTCCAgtggccatttcgactaattcgtgttcAGGCACTACTGTAAAGCATCTAGCTTTTAGCAAACGGAACCTGTTCAGATAATCATATATAGGTTCAGTAAACTTCCTTTTAATACTGGAAAATTCTttgagacttatcttggtttgacccatatagaattgttcatggaataacctctctagatgagaccaagtatctttAGAACTTGGTGGTAATGTTGTGAACCATGTGAAAGCATTCTTGGTTAGAGAACTTGGGAAATACTTCATCCTTATATCCTCATTGTTCGCCAAATCTCCAGCCTCTGTCATATTGTCACACtctaaaattttcccatcatattttcaTATTCAAGCTCATCTGAATGAGaaaagctcaagacttgactgagtgtacactctcctaagcaacaacCCTCCAGCTAGGGTCTGATCTTCTCAAGGAGAAATCAACTTCTAATGcctcaaatggacttcatggCTTCCCATATGTCCCAAAGAATCcctatgccaagtttcaagtctCACAGTACAAGTTTGCTCGGTCAAAggctcaaatgatcaacaatcaactgatttgacctaaaagtaaactatggtcaaattacagtcaaaactcctgatttttggtcaacatcaacattttaatgttagattcattgTTTCATcgagggttgatcatgattcatcaagaaaagctccaaaattatcaaaaccctaagtttctaaattaaggtttttaggagaaagtcaacccaactttgaccagccatatctctttcataatttatcagaaattccccaaccaaagcctattctcaaggaaatttcattctctacaactttgatgttgggctcaaggtcaataaatgcttccgcataagagatataagccaaaacattacaagtccttctagaagctcgcaaaaagcagttttttgtcaagagccatatctttaagataaaatcctcaaatgcaaaaaaggttccaaagtggatttTAGAGGAcaccttgggctttccaaaaagtcctagaacacttccataccttaaGAATTGAGAGATatatgcttggtacaagttggtcaaTTTTTGAGAAAGGTTTGAAACCCTAAGTTGcttatttcatatttttgagGATTGGGCCTTAAGACTTGGACTTTACACGTGAATTTGAGCTTGAGGGAGGCCCATTGGTCATATAAaacttatttcatgattttatttcatttatatttgattttattcatttaaaattcaaattaaatctaataaaatgaTGGGAAATATTAAAGGGATGGAGGAGATTATTTTGGCATCTAATATTGAGTCTCCAAATCATAATAAATCAGTGCAAATTCGTGGGAGATTGATTGAACAAGATTGGACCCAAAAATAgcaaaatttcaatttaatttcaatcaaatttctcatcatcaaaacacatgattttatttgattctcTCCAAACTTGTAACCCTAAAATCATTCTCTATATATACTCATATTCAAGGCACAAGGGGAGGAAATTGGTGGAAAAATACTAGGGTTcataagaaaaaaatattcaaaaataggtAAAAAATTTGGATTGCAAGTCGC encodes:
- the LOC131593290 gene encoding uncharacterized protein LOC131593290; this encodes MTEAGDLANNEDIRMKYFPSSLTKNAFTWFTTLPPSSKDTWFRLLKARCFTVVPEHELVEMATGGLDYSIRKKLDTQYLRDMAQLADRVCQVKRLKAEKARANKSYNKERVTYVEVDEGEPEISDDQYGFEDCEVDLAELKEAGPYTCKMITPSNGKNLVEIEKNDKFPKKTYTFDITKCDKIFDLLVRDGQMVLPHNIKIPPLEQRKKRGYCRYHNFLGHKTSQCFLFRDLIQNAIKEGRMKFADKGRNQMKIDANPLDIADTNYIEPVEINMVDTVEVGAR